In the Hylaeus volcanicus isolate JK05 chromosome 1, UHH_iyHylVolc1.0_haploid, whole genome shotgun sequence genome, one interval contains:
- the LOC128875222 gene encoding 60S ribosomal protein L7a, whose protein sequence is MVQKKPKKKVGKKVAAAPLAVKKVEPKKQTNPLFEKRTRNFGIGQDIQPARDLSRFVKWPKYIRIQRQRAVLQKRLKVPPPINQFTQALDKQTATQLFKLMEKYRPESAAMKKLRLKARAEQKVAKKEDMPTKRPNVLRSGTNTVTTLVEQKKAQLVVIAHDVDPIEIVLFLPALCRKMGVPYCIIKGKARLGRLVRRKTCTAVALTHVDSGDRANFSKIVEAIKTNFNDRYDEIRRHWGGGLLGSKSAARIAKLEKAKAKELAQKQG, encoded by the exons ATGGTCCAAAAGAAG CCAAAGAAGAAGGTAGGAAAGAAGGTAGCAGCTGCCCCATTGGCAGTCAAGAAGGTTGAACCGAAGAAACAAACTAATCCATTGTTTGAAAAACGTACCCGTAACTTTGGTATTG GACAGGATATTCAACCTGCACGTGATCTGAGTCGCTTCGTAAAATGGCCCAAGTACATTCGTATTCAGCGGCAAAGGGCTGTGCTCCAAAAGAGACTGAAGGTACCACCACCAATCAACCAGTTCACACAAGCATTGGACAAACAAACAG CTACACAGTTATTCAAATTGATGGAGAAATATAGACCTGAATCTGCTGCAATGAAGAAATTGAGGTTGAAGGCTAGAGCAGAACAAAAAGttgcaaaaaaagaagacaTGCCAACAAAAAGACCCAATGTGTTAAGAAGTGGAACAAATACAGTAACCACACTTGTTGAACAAAAGAAAGCTCAACTTGTTGTGATTGCACATGATGTTGATCCAATTGAG ATTGTACTTTTCCTGCCAGCTCTTTGCCGTAAAATGGGCGTACCTTACTGTATAATAAAAGGCAAAGCACGTTTGGGACGTCTCGTCAGACGTAAAACTTGCACTGCAGTAGCTCTGACTCAC gtgGATTCCGGTGACAGAGCCAACTTCTCAAAAATAGTTGAAGCTATTAAGACGAACTTCAATGATAGATACGACGAAATCCGACGTCATTGGGGCGGTGGTCTGTTGGGCAGCAAATCTGCTGCTAGGATAGCTAAGTTGGAGAAAGCTAAAGCTAAGGAACTTGCGCAGAAACAGGGTTAA
- the LOC128875205 gene encoding UDP-glucose 6-dehydrogenase isoform X2 — MTIRKICCIGAGYVGGPTCSVIALKCPDVQVTVVDKSKERIAQWNSEKLPIYEPGLDEVVRKCRGENLFFSTDMETAIKEADLIFISVNTPTKTFGNGKGRAADLKYVESAARMIAEIATGDKIVVEKSTVPVRAAESIMNILRANHKPGVSYQILSNPEFLAEGTAIQDLVHAERVLIGGEDSPEGQAAIEELCKVYEHWIPRKNILTTNTWSSELSKLAANAFLAQRISSINSLSAVCEATGADVSEVARAVGLDSRIGSKFLHASVGFGGSCFQKDILNLVYICECLNLPEVAAYWQQVINMNEYQKSRFSAKVIKSLFNTVTDKRISMLGFAFKKNTGDTRESPAIHVAKTLLDEGAMLHIYDPKVEETQIMEDLTHPSVTNNPEYVKSRINIYKDAYSATKDTHAIVVCTEWDEFIELDYKQIYYNMMKPAYIFDGRKILDHDMLQQIGFIVQTIGKKVTTRTAISRTWGSQTQI, encoded by the exons ATGACGATAAGGAAAATTTGCTGCATCGGTGCCGGGTACGTGGGTGGGCCTACCTGCAGTGTTATTGCATTGAAGTGCCCTGATGTTCAAGTGACGGTGGTAGATAAGAGCAAAGAAAGGATCGCTCAATGGAATTCCGAGAAACTACCCATCTACGAGCCTGGTCTGGACGAAGTGGTGAGAAAATGTCGCGGGGAAAATTTGTTCTTCTCCACGGACATGGAAACGGCGATCAAGGAGGCGGACTTGATATTCATTTCTGTGAACACGCCAACGAAAACGTTTGGTAACGGTAAAGGAAGGGCGGCAGATTTGAAGTACGTCGAGAGCGCTGCGAGAATGATCGCAGAAATTGCGACCGGGGACAAAATCGTTGTCGAGAAGAGTACTGTGCCAGTTAGGGCTGCTGAGAGCATTATGAACATTTTACGTGCCAATCACAAGCCGGGTGTCTCGTACCAG attttatcGAATCCTGAATTTCTGGCGGAGGGAACCGCCATCCAGGATTTGGTGCACGCGGAGCGCGTTTTAATAGGCGGCGAAGACTCTCCCGAAGGACAGGCCGCCATAGAGGAATTGTGCAAGGTGTACGAGCACTGGATtccgaggaaaaatattttaacgaccAACACGTGGAGTTCCGAGCTATCGAAGCTG GCCGCCAATGCTTTTTTGGCACAACGTATATCGAGCATAAATTCGCTGTCGGCGGTGTGCGAAGCCACCGGTGCCGACGTGTCCGAGGTGGCACGTGCGGTTGGCCTTGACTCGCGAATAGGATCGAAGTTTCTTCACGCATCGGTCGGTTTCGGTGGCTCCTGCTTCCAAAAGGACATTCTCAACTTGGTTTATATCTGCGAGTGCCTGAATTTACCGGAAGTAGCGGCATATTGGCAACAGGTCATAAACATGAACGAATACCAAAAGTCGAGGTTCTCCGCGAAGGTAATAAAGTCCTTGTTCAATACCGTCACGGACAAAAGGATTTCTATGCTGGGCTTCGCCTTCAAGAAAAACACCGGCGACACGCGTGAGTCACCGGCCATTCACGTTGCTAAGACCCTGCTCGACGAGGGTGCCATGCTTCACATATACGATCCCAAG GTCGAAGAAACTCAAATTATGGAGGATTTGACGCATCCCAGCGTAACGAACAATCCTGAGTATGTAAAAAGtagaatcaatatttataaggACGCTTATAGCGCTACAAAAGACACGCACGCTATTGTCGTGTGTACCGAATGGGATGAATTTATA GAACTGGATTATAAACAAATCTACTATAACATGATGAAACCAGCGTACATTTTCGACGGACGGAAAATTTTGGACCACGATATGTTACAACAGATAGGATTTATTGTTCAAACTATTGGAAAGAAGGTTACTACAAGGACGGCAATTTCAAGAACATGGGGAAGCCAAACTCAAATATAG
- the LOC128875205 gene encoding UDP-glucose 6-dehydrogenase isoform X1, producing MTIRKICCIGAGYVGGPTCSVIALKCPDVQVTVVDKSKERIAQWNSEKLPIYEPGLDEVVRKCRGENLFFSTDMETAIKEADLIFISVNTPTKTFGNGKGRAADLKYVESAARMIAEIATGDKIVVEKSTVPVRAAESIMNILRANHKPGVSYQILSNPEFLAEGTAIQDLVHAERVLIGGEDSPEGQAAIEELCKVYEHWIPRKNILTTNTWSSELSKLAANAFLAQRISSINSLSAVCEATGADVSEVARAVGLDSRIGSKFLHASVGFGGSCFQKDILNLVYICECLNLPEVAAYWQQVINMNEYQKSRFSAKVIKSLFNTVTDKRISMLGFAFKKNTGDTRESPAIHVAKTLLDEGAMLHIYDPKYPGNLPLSLKDRASGSKVEETQIMEDLTHPSVTNNPEYVKSRINIYKDAYSATKDTHAIVVCTEWDEFIELDYKQIYYNMMKPAYIFDGRKILDHDMLQQIGFIVQTIGKKVTTRTAISRTWGSQTQI from the exons ATGACGATAAGGAAAATTTGCTGCATCGGTGCCGGGTACGTGGGTGGGCCTACCTGCAGTGTTATTGCATTGAAGTGCCCTGATGTTCAAGTGACGGTGGTAGATAAGAGCAAAGAAAGGATCGCTCAATGGAATTCCGAGAAACTACCCATCTACGAGCCTGGTCTGGACGAAGTGGTGAGAAAATGTCGCGGGGAAAATTTGTTCTTCTCCACGGACATGGAAACGGCGATCAAGGAGGCGGACTTGATATTCATTTCTGTGAACACGCCAACGAAAACGTTTGGTAACGGTAAAGGAAGGGCGGCAGATTTGAAGTACGTCGAGAGCGCTGCGAGAATGATCGCAGAAATTGCGACCGGGGACAAAATCGTTGTCGAGAAGAGTACTGTGCCAGTTAGGGCTGCTGAGAGCATTATGAACATTTTACGTGCCAATCACAAGCCGGGTGTCTCGTACCAG attttatcGAATCCTGAATTTCTGGCGGAGGGAACCGCCATCCAGGATTTGGTGCACGCGGAGCGCGTTTTAATAGGCGGCGAAGACTCTCCCGAAGGACAGGCCGCCATAGAGGAATTGTGCAAGGTGTACGAGCACTGGATtccgaggaaaaatattttaacgaccAACACGTGGAGTTCCGAGCTATCGAAGCTG GCCGCCAATGCTTTTTTGGCACAACGTATATCGAGCATAAATTCGCTGTCGGCGGTGTGCGAAGCCACCGGTGCCGACGTGTCCGAGGTGGCACGTGCGGTTGGCCTTGACTCGCGAATAGGATCGAAGTTTCTTCACGCATCGGTCGGTTTCGGTGGCTCCTGCTTCCAAAAGGACATTCTCAACTTGGTTTATATCTGCGAGTGCCTGAATTTACCGGAAGTAGCGGCATATTGGCAACAGGTCATAAACATGAACGAATACCAAAAGTCGAGGTTCTCCGCGAAGGTAATAAAGTCCTTGTTCAATACCGTCACGGACAAAAGGATTTCTATGCTGGGCTTCGCCTTCAAGAAAAACACCGGCGACACGCGTGAGTCACCGGCCATTCACGTTGCTAAGACCCTGCTCGACGAGGGTGCCATGCTTCACATATACGATCCCAAG TATCCGGGCAACTTGCCTCTCAGTTTAAAAGATAGAGCATCTGGCTCCAAG GTCGAAGAAACTCAAATTATGGAGGATTTGACGCATCCCAGCGTAACGAACAATCCTGAGTATGTAAAAAGtagaatcaatatttataaggACGCTTATAGCGCTACAAAAGACACGCACGCTATTGTCGTGTGTACCGAATGGGATGAATTTATA GAACTGGATTATAAACAAATCTACTATAACATGATGAAACCAGCGTACATTTTCGACGGACGGAAAATTTTGGACCACGATATGTTACAACAGATAGGATTTATTGTTCAAACTATTGGAAAGAAGGTTACTACAAGGACGGCAATTTCAAGAACATGGGGAAGCCAAACTCAAATATAG
- the LOC128875195 gene encoding vacuolar protein sorting-associated protein 53 homolog, with the protein MNYTISEVEARTEMEGHEEDDLEELNSTVCTLPPNVQNVIEQVLPSTDPLDQPNFNVVDYINSLFPSEQSLSNIDDVVNKMESKIRTIDKEIRSVVRGQTNVGQDGRAALEDAQKVIKQLFVHIKDIKDKAEQSEEVVKEITRDIKQLDFAKRNLTASITALNHLHMLVEGVDTLKVLTQKKQYGEIILPLQAVMEVMQHFNSYMDIPQVKQLSEEVHQVHVELAQQITADFKQAFSGQNPKYFSQLTEGCLVLSVLDPKVKKDLLTWFVGIQLQEYAHLFEENQDFAWLDKIDRRYAWIKKHLVDFESKFGSIFPQDWEISERIAVQFCNVTREDLAKLMYKRRAEIDVKLLLYAIQRTSNFESLLAKRFTGITLQNFETENTKVTVNTDTTDKVPGNPFEENEQVPAEKPKPSPFSNLIGRCFEPYLNIYIESLDRNLADLMDKFVSDSKTQPPGAKDFDGIEGPSSVLSSCADLFVFYKKCMLQCTQLSTGSIMLNLAETFQKYLREYALKILQNNLPKIGGSAGIATSMSSITRDFRDLSTSGFIQNFQSFLKEGESTRFSKEEQSRICCILTTAEYCLETTQQLEEKLREKTDKCYAEKINLSQEQDIFHNVISNCIQLLVQDLESACESALTAMTKVQWSAIEVVGDQSNYVNTIVAHLRQTIPTIRDRLSSCRKYFTQLCVKFASSFIVKLVQQLYKCKPLNTVGAEQLLLDVHMLKTALLDLPSTGYQVQRKAPATYTKVVVKGMASAEMILKIVMSPIESPKDFVKQCRMRLPDLQAPEFQKILDMKGLKKTEQVLLLEQFKQPDNIDVLHDTRSHIIQDSPEHEAGRIKRLEKLIKKRI; encoded by the exons ATGAATTACACGATTAGTGAAGTTGAAGCAAGAACAGAAATGGAAGGACACGAGGAAGATGATTTAGAAGAATTGAATTCAACTGTTTGTACGCTTCCGCCGAATGTACAAAATGTAATCGAACAG GTCCTGCCCAGTACAGATCCATTGGATCAACCAAACTTTAATGTGGTAGACTACATAAATTCATTGTTTCCATCAGAACAGTCTCTCTCAAATATCGATGATGtagtaaataaaatggaatcaAAAATACGTACAATTGACAAAGAGATTCGTTCAGTGGTACGTGGCCAGACAAATGTAGGTCAAGATGGAAGAGCTGCGCTAGAAGATGCACagaaagtaataaaacaattatttgtgcACATTAAAGATATAAAAGATAAAGCAGAGCAATCAGAGGAAGTagttaaagaaataacaaGGGACATTAAACAATTGGATTTTGCTAAAAGAAATCTTACTGCTTCCATAACTGCTTTAAATCATTTGCACATGCTCGTGGAAGGTGTAGATACTTTAAA GGTATTAACACAAAAGAAGCAATAcggtgaaattattttaccacTACAAGCTGTGATGGAAGTAATGCAACACTTTAATAGCTACATGGATATACCTCAAGTGAAACAGTTATCTGAagaa gTGCATCAAGTGCATGTTGAACTGGCCCAACAAATTACAGCAGATTTTAAACAAGCATTTTCTGGTCAAAACCCTAAATATTTCAGTCAACTTACAGAAGGCTGTTTAGTATTATCCGTATTGGATCCTAAAGtgaa gAAGGATCTTCTCACCTGGTTTGTAGGTATTCAATTACAAGAGTACGCgcatttatttgaagaaaatcaaGATTTCGCGTGGTTGGATAAAATAGATCGGCGCTATGCATGGATAAAAAAGCATTTAGTTGATTTTGAATCTAAATTTGGATCGATCTTCCCACAAGATTGGGAGATTTCAGAACGAATTGCTGTACAATTCTGTAATGTTACACGAGAAGATCTAgctaaattaatgtataaacGACGCGCCGAAATAGACGTGAAACTACTGCTTTATGCGATTCAAAGAACAAGTAATTTTGAGTCACTGTTAGCGAAAAGATTCACGGGTATTActttacaaaatttcgaaacagAGAATACAAAAGTTACTGTCAATACAGACACTACAGATAAAGTTCCAGGCAATCcgtttgaagaaaatgaacag GTACCAGCTGAGAAACCAAAACCATCGCCATTTTCAAATCTCATAGGGAGATGTTTTGAACCATATCTAAACATTTATATAGAGAGTTTAGATCGTAATTTAGCAGATCTAATGGATAAATTTGTATCAGATTCTAAAACACAACCACCTGGTGCTAAAGATTTTGATGGAATCGAGGGTCCTAGTAGTGTGTTATCTTCATGCGCAGAtctgtttgtattttataaaaagtgcATGTTGCAATGTACACAGCTTAGCACTGGTTCGATTATGTTAAATTTAGCTGAAACATTTCAAAAGTACCTACGAGAATATGCTCTTAAAATActgcaaaataatttaccaAA AATTGGGGGTAGTGCGGGAATTGCTACAAGTATGAGTAGTATAACACGTGACTTTCGAGATCTGTCGACTTCCggttttatacaaaattttcaaagttttttaaaagagGGTGAAAGTACTAGATTTAGCAAAGAAGAACAATCACGTATATGCTG CATATTAACAACAGCTGAATATTGCTTAGAAACAACACAGCAATTGGAAGAAAAACTTCGAGAAAAGACGGATAAATGTTAtgctgaaaaaattaatttatctcaGGAACAAGACATTTTTCACAA TGTCATATCAAATTGTATTCAATTGCTTGTTCAAGATCTGGAATCCGCGTGTGAATCAGCATTAACTGCAATGACAAAA GTTCAGTGGAGTGCCATAGAAGTTGTTGGTGACCAAAGTAATTATGTTAACACTATCGTGGCACATCTACGACAAACAATACCTACTATCAGAGATAGATTATCCTCGTGCAGGAAGTACTTTACTCAACTCTGCGTGAAATTTGCTag CTCTTTTATCGTAAAACTAGTACAACAATTGTATAAATGCAAACCTTTAAATACAGTGGGTGCTGAACAATTATTGTTGGATGTACACATGTTGAAGACTGCTCTCTTAGATCTTCCATCAACGGGTTATCAAGTTCAAAGAAAAGCTCCGGCGACGTATACTAAG gTAGTAGTTAAAGGAATGGCAAGCGCTGAAATGATTCTCAAAATCGTAATGTCGCCTATTGAATCTCCAAAAGATTTTGTGAAACAGTGTAGGATGCGTTTACCAGATTTACAAGCACcagaatttcagaaaattttaGATATGAAG gGCTTGAAAAAAACTGAACAAGTGTTACTCTTGGAACAATTCAAGCAACCCGACAATATTGATGTTTTACACGACACTAGGAGTCATATTATTCAAGACAGCCCAGAACACGAAGCTGGGCGAATTAAAAgactagaaaaattaataaagaaaaggaTATGA